TTTCCTCCGGGTATTAGTCAGTGTTGTCGTGGCATCattcagagctgctgtgttctcagTCACTTGGACCTTTATCTCCTTAATCTGGATGCAagataaaatacacataatttATAGAAAAGGTACTTTTCACACTGTTATAAATCTAGCTAGTCAGGTCCACATACACCGACAGATTACCTGAGATTCATGCCACGCTTTGGCCTCCTCTTGGTTCTTCAGTCCTATACTCTCGTACTTAGCCCTCATCTCCTCCATGACCCTGGCCAGGTCTTGTCCTTTAGGAGCGTCAACATCGACGTTGACGGCAAATTGGTTTTTCTGGGCGAGCAATTCAGCGACCTCCTGTCAGAAGGAAATAATCACGGAATGATTTCCAGAACAAGAGTGATGTTATCTTGTGTAAAGGGGTCAAGGAACAAAGATAATTCAATCActttaatgactttttaaactATTTACAGTCGCTTTGGGATTATAAAATAGGGGTTTCCCTTCAACTGGGTTTAGACATAATCCAGTTATCATCATGTCAATAATTTCTGCCTAATGTTCCTCACAATCTCATGATTCTTCTCCATGTgaatcttctcttctctcagaGACTCAATGTCGCTCTCCAGGTGCAGACAAGTGACGTTGGTGTCGTCCAGAATCTTCCTCAGTCTGGCAATATCAGCCTCCACTATAAGATGCATGGACAGCTCGTACTCCATCCTAAAGACACATACCATATATCAGACCTGTTCATGCTGGATGGGTGGAGACAGTTTTATCTTTCATACAAATGCATACAGAGCACTCACTTGGTTCTGAAGTCGTCTGAGGCCATGCGTGCATTGTCAAAGGAGATGGCGAGATGTGTGTTCTCCTTGATCCTTTCTAATATctggaagaaatgaaaaaaatttttttcatgattttcagtctgtgaaagacaaacagagtcACAGGACTATTCCATTTTCCCACAAGTGTTATGATTGACAGAATACTGTAATTTCCACCTTGACGAATGGTACTGGTGAAACATTAGCCTTGACCACACACTGCAACTCATAAGGAACAAAGCACTATCTAGGATGGTTTGATTTGGGCTAGGGATGAGcgagtacaccattatctgtatctgtatctgttcaaccaaCTAAATTATCCGTATCCGTACTTGGACTTAAACCGGAAGTGGGCGGGGCTTAAACGGGAAGTTTGTATTTTAAGCCTGACATGGATATGGGTTGATCAGAagttgctatatttattgtttattagaaaactatttacagagCAGGCACTCTGACTCGGCCAGTAGAGCCCCCACATGCTGCCTGgctttcactcactcactcggcTGATGGAGAGGAGCGCTCGCTCCGTCTGCGTATAGCCGGGATTTGCGCACCGCAGCTCGGCCATTGGACGCTGAGAATATGTAATCATAGATAACGATGTTACACGTTAGAatccctgtggacagagtggCTCTGACAACATGATTCTAATGTGTGGCACTACTGGCGCAGCAGCAGTGAACTTTTTATAGGCTCTGTGTAGGggaagagctctgtgtgtggctggcctATCAAGGAATCAGGTAGACACAGCTATCCAATgaggattttcattcatcatgaGTACGaatattgacacattttactcaGATGGTACTCGTGCTCCGTAAAAGTACATTATCCGTACCTTATCCATAGTGGTGTTacattaaaggtccagtttgtaagatttaggtgaaagggatctattgacagaaatgttatataaaataatcctagtgatgttttcacgagtgtgtttcatctaatttATGCAAATTGAcgttttatttaccctagaatgggccctttatattgaaatactttatatttacatcagggagggtcctctctatggaggccgccatgtttcttgtagtagcccagactggacaaactaaacaccctttgaatttttatgaaaactgaaggttaccagaggttctctgtcatgtttggaaggggaggatgaggtgaggggtgttcagctgcaacatgcaacttcaccactttatgtcactaaattctacacactgcaactttaagtaATAGACTAAACAAGACAGATTTAATATAATGAAGACTGACAGAACCCACCTTGGCTCTCAGATCTTCAATGATGGGTTTGTACTTGCTGTAGTCCTTCCCACTCAAAAGGCCTCTTTCTTCATTGGCTTCCCTGATTTTGATCTCCAGCTTGCTGTTGGCCTTTTCCAGATTCCTGACTTTCTCCAGGTAGATGGCCAGCCGGTCGTTCAGGTGCTGCATGGTTGTCTTCTCACTTGCGATGGCCAGGTCTGCACCAGTGAACGCAGAGATCAAGGGGTTGTAGTCATACCCACTGCCAAAGCTGCCAACTCGCGTGCCATAGGTGGCGGTGGAGATACTGGTCCCACGGCCGCCCGCACCTCCGATGACACTGTGGGCATACATGCGATGTGTTGGATGGCCTTCAAAACTGTGAACAGTCTTGCGTTTAATCTGGTGCTCCATTGCTAAAATGAGTGAGCTGGTGGATTAGTAGGAGATGAGGTGTGTCCTGGCACAGAGGAGTTTTGCAGCTGAGAGTGAAAGACAGAGCATAGTCCTGGTGTCCTATATATCCCTCTGAAAagcaatatttttttctgcCACACCTATACTATCTATATTGCTTTCTACCTTTAGCCTTATTGCATAGACTTTGTCCCCCAAAGGTGTGCTTTAACTTTTATATTGATTGGGAGTGTATAACTGTGATGCCATAGAaacaaattgtttttcaaaagctGCTGAATTAGTAGAAACACCTTAGTGAATAACACTATTCTGTCATACTGAATGTAGCAGTCTCATCTAGGCAGCGTTGTATTATTCTGGTTTCTTAAAGTGATACTgcacacttaaatgtgtttttgatttgtttgtgttgttccttCTTTTAAGTTTTACCTCCTGGAACCAACAGGTTTGGGGCTAAAAgccacagcagcttcaggaagccagaaaagtgacaaacatctgttgttgtttgatTATGAATATACAATTACTCCAGCCTTATCCTTAAAGTGAAGAAAAATTAATGGGGGTTACACTAAGTTGCTTCAGATACTTGGAAGATGATAAAACCCAATTCAGGAGCCTGTAAGATGCCAAAACACAGCACAGTGTTTTGTAATACTGCGAGGAAGGATTTTACTACTCTGGTGTCTCATCATGGCAAAGATTGATTTATCCTCCATCTCAGTTGAGACATAAACAGTAGAATTATCCTGTTCAGGTTACAATATCTACCAGGAATGTGTACTTTCATGTAATTGCTTGGTCTACCAAGTGTGCTGCCGCAGGCATTTAGTTTGCCAAGGCCCCCTGTGTTGGCACTTTAGACTCACTGA
The sequence above is drawn from the Hippoglossus hippoglossus isolate fHipHip1 chromosome 7, fHipHip1.pri, whole genome shotgun sequence genome and encodes:
- the LOC117764458 gene encoding keratin, type I cytoskeletal 18-like, whose translation is MEHQIKRKTVHSFEGHPTHRMYAHSVIGGAGGRGTSISTATYGTRVGSFGSGYDYNPLISAFTGADLAIASEKTTMQHLNDRLAIYLEKVRNLEKANSKLEIKIREANEERGLLSGKDYSKYKPIIEDLRAKILERIKENTHLAISFDNARMASDDFRTKMEYELSMHLIVEADIARLRKILDDTNVTCLHLESDIESLREEKIHMEKNHEIEVAELLAQKNQFAVNVDVDAPKGQDLARVMEEMRAKYESIGLKNQEEAKAWHESQIKEIKVQVTENTAALNDATTTLTNTRRKYQTLDIELQSALNTNATQVATLRDIDVHNNIEVEKYNKVILMLQEELTKIRTNIQNEKRDYENLLNIKVKLEAEIAEYRRLLEGGPPLRLEDAVDLKKIKTQVVTITQTLVDGKVVSEDKNVKSTESTVS